A stretch of Triticum aestivum cultivar Chinese Spring chromosome 1D, IWGSC CS RefSeq v2.1, whole genome shotgun sequence DNA encodes these proteins:
- the LOC123180276 gene encoding jasmonate-induced oxygenase 1, whose amino-acid sequence MEAAGWPEPVVRVQSLSESGAATIPDRYVKPVHDRPSVHNGTTSGSVSIPVVDLSSPDGSAATARAVSEACREWGFFQAVNHGVPRELLRRARAAWRGFFRLPVEAKQRYANSPATYEGYGSRLGVERGAVLDWGDYYFLHLRPPSSLSAADKWPRLPPDLRDATEEYGREVASLCERLMAAMSAGLGVGPGRLQEEFGGAEGAGVCVRVNYYPRCPQPELTLGLSSHSDPGGMTVLLADERVRGLQVRGRGGEWVTVDPIADAFIVNVGDQIQVLTNATYRSVEHRVMVNADAERLSVAMFYNPRSDLPLAPMAELVSPGAPALYKPMTFDEYRLYIRRKGPRGKSQVESLKAHGDR is encoded by the exons ATGGAAGCCGCAGGTTGGCCGGAGCCGGTGGTGCGGGTGCAGTCGCTGTCTGAGAGCGGCGCGGCCACCATCCCGGACCGCTACGTGAAGCCGGTGCACGACCGCCCGTCCGTCCACAACGGCACCACCAGCGGCAGCGTGAGCATCCCCGTCGTGGACCTCTCGTCGCCGGATGGGAGCGCGGCGACGGCGCGCGCGGTGTCGGAGGCTTGCCGGGAGTGGGGCTTCTTCCAGGCGGTGAACCACGGCGTGCCGCGTGAGCTCCTCCGCCGCGCGCGCGCCGCCTGGCGCGGGTTCTTCCGCCTCCCCGTGGAGGCCAAGCAGCGGTACGCCAACTCGCCGGCGACGTACGAAGGGTACGGCAGCCGGCTCGGCGTGGAGAGGGGCGCCGTCCTGGACTGGGGCGACTACTACTTCCTGCACCTCCGCCCGCCCAGCAGCCTCTCCGCCGCCGACAAGTGGCCCCGCCTCCCTCCCGACCTCCG GGACGCGACGGAGGAGTACGGGAGGGAGGTGGCCTCGCTGTGCGAGCGGCTTATGGCGGCGATGTCGGCGGGGCTGGGCGTCGGGCCGGGGAGGCTGCAGGAGGAGTTCGGCGGGGCGGAGGGCGCCGGGGTGTGCGTGCGGGTGAACTACTACCCGCGGTGCCCGCAGCCGGAGCTGACGCTGGGCCTCTCCTCGCACTCGGACCCCGGCGGCATGACGGTGCTGCTCGCCGACGAGCGCGTGAGGGGCCTCCAGGTGCGCGGCCGCGGCGGCGAGTGGGTCACCGTCGACCCCATCGCCGACGCCTTCATCGTCAACGTCGGGGACCAGATCCAG GTGCTGACAAACGCGACGTACCGGAGCGTGGAGCACCGGGTGATGGTGAACGCGGACGCGGAGCGGCTGTCGGTGGCCATGTTCTACAACCCGAGGAGCGACCTGCCGCTGGCGCCCATGGCGGAGCTGGTGTCGCCCGGGGCGCCGGCGCTGTACAAGCCCATGACCTTCGACGAGTACCGCCTCTACATCCGGCGGAAGGGCCCCCGCGGGAAGAGCCAGGTCGAGTCGCTCAAGGCCCATGGAGACAGATGA